One Oncorhynchus masou masou isolate Uvic2021 chromosome 18, UVic_Omas_1.1, whole genome shotgun sequence DNA window includes the following coding sequences:
- the kif22 gene encoding kinesin-like protein KIF22, which produces MAAQRVAEDVARGTKQTARVRVAVRLRPYMHMQDQKGEGACVRRLDTETLEIINWRNATETLQYQFDVFHGEETTQQEVFLSSVKPILPHLLKGQNASVFAYGPTGAGKTHTMLGSQEQPGVIPRAVRGVFNLVKAKEREHEGWDYSIGMSYLEIYNEKVLDLLSPSAQDLPIREDKDRNILIPGLTYTPLSSFSNFHSHFIPASLNRTTASTKLNQRSSRSHAILLIKVVRTQRNPPHRQQTGKLYLVDLAGSEDNRRTGNKGIRLKESGAINLSLFTLSKVVDSLNAGGGGRVPYRDSKLTRLLQDSLGGSSHSVMITNIAPEYTYYFETFTALNFAAKSKQIVNKPFVRETVTVPSVQVKRSREEHEAGQSGEPQKKKLKDVKKTSQEDPTPPAQLHSPTDPSVLNRLMALEKLLMGTPVKERLNMHREIQELKEKQREFESKAKVLKVTGNGATRNSSDNGSSGDSPLFRTYLPPLHRKQSAAAKPKKQQAVVSPLQVSQLQPLQQCPVVKRPTVCLMKKQKYLEQSEVQEGKENVKDTGWESHLDKSVLDQSRHKILQVLNSGSLKDLKGLQQIGDKKAKLILGWREIQGSFTQLEDLTNIEGITAKRLSSFIKANILSMMGT; this is translated from the exons ATGGCGGCCCAGCGCGTGGCTGAGGACGTTGCGAGAGGAACCAAACAGACAGCCAGGGTTCGGGTTGCGGTGCGCCTACGGCCCTACATGCACATGCAGGACCAGAAGGGTGAGGGGGCCTGCGTAAGAAGACTGGATACGGAGACCCTGGAGATAATTAACTGGAGGAACGCCACAGAGACTCTGCAATACCA GTTTGATGTCTTCCACGGTGAGGAGACAACTCAACAGGAGGTGTTCCTCTCCTCAGTGAAGCCCATTCTGCCCCACCTACTGAAAGGGCAGAACGCCAGCGTCTTTGCCTACGGCCCAACAGGAGCTG GGAAGACCCACACTATGCTGGGCAGTCAAGAACAGCCAGGGGTGATCCCACGGGCGGTCCGAGGTGTCTTCAACCTGGTGAAAGCCAAGGAGAGGGAGCACGAAGGCTGGGACTACAGCATCGGCATGTCCTACCTGGAAATATACAACGAGAAG GTGCTGGACCTGTTGTCCCCCAGTGCTCAGGATCTGCCCATCCGAGAGGACAAGGACAGGAACATCCTCATTCCGGGCCTGACCTACAcgcccctctcctccttctccaacTTCCACTCTCATTTCATCCCTGCCAGTCTCAACCGCACCACGGCCTCCACCAAGCTCAACCAGCGCTCCAGCCGCAGCCACGCCATTTTACTCATCAAG GTGGTGCGTACACAGCGCAACCCCCCGCACCGGCAGCAGACAGGCAAGCTCTACCTCGTGGACCTGGCCGGCTCGGAGGACAACCGGCGTACGGGCAACAAGGGCATCCGTCTAAAGGAGAGCGGTGCCATCAACCTCTCCCTCTTCACCCTCAGCAAGGTGGTGGACTCGCTCAACGCGGGCGGCGGCGGGCGTGTGCCCTACCGTGACAGCAAGCTGACGAGGCTTCTGCAGGACTCGCTGGGCGGCTCGTCCCACTCGGTCATGATCACCAACATCGCACCCGAGTACACATACTACTTTGAAACCTTCACAGCACTCAACTTTGCCGCCAAGTCCAAGCAGATCGTCAACAAGCCCTTCGTACGGGAGACGGTGACCGTGCCATCTGTACAAG TGAAGAGGTCCAGGGAGGAGCATGAGGCTGGGCAGTCCGGTGAGCCCCAGAAAAAGAAGCTAAAAGACGTGAAGAAGACCAGCCAGGAGGATCCTACACCCCCAGCACAGCTACACAG CCCCACAGACCCATCTGTATTGAACCGGCTGATGGCTCTGGAGAAGCTGTTGATGGGCACCCCAGTAAAGGAAAGACTCAACATGCACAGAGAGATCCAG GAGTTGAAAGAGAAGCAAAGGGAGTTTGAGAGCAAAGCCAAAGTGCTCAAAGTGACAGGAAATGGTGCCACTCGCAACAGCTCGGACAATGGGTCATCGGGAGACTCGCCCCTCTTCAGGACGTATCTACCCCCACTACACAGAAAACAGTCCGCGGCAGCCAAACCCAAAAAACAGCAGGCTGTTGTGTCGCCCCTACAAG TGTCCCAGCTACAACCTCTCCAGCAGTGTCCGGTGGTCAAAAGGCCCACTGTCTGCCTCATGAAGAAACAGAAGTATCTGGAGCAGAGTGAG GTCCAAGAGGGAAAAGAGAATGTGAAGGACACAGGTTGGGAGTCTCATTTGGACAAGTCAGTGCTGGACCAGTCCCGACACAAAATCCTGCAGGTGCTCAACTCCGGGTCCCTCAAAGACCTGAAGGGCCTGCAGCAGATTGGGGACAAGAAGGCCAAGCTCATTCTGGGCTGGAGGGAGATTCAAGGCTCCTTCACTCAG